From one Plantibacter flavus genomic stretch:
- a CDS encoding aldolase has product MSLGLHDPVSTTRTQLASDLVAAGAAVVAAGLSPGSSGNLSARATDGTILITPGGAVLGALDPDRLAVLDADGEWVGGDKPSKEASLHLALYRKNPEHRAIVHVHSPQAVAASCLEPWAPHSALPPLTPYFVMRAGQTPLVPYRAPGSPELADLLTALTFPFHAALLQNHGQLTSGRDLATAIDAAIEVEEASRITLMTAGQRRRLLDEAEIADLTARFGSSWTPDSR; this is encoded by the coding sequence ATGAGCCTCGGCCTCCACGATCCCGTGTCCACCACCAGGACCCAGCTCGCGTCCGACCTCGTCGCCGCGGGCGCCGCCGTCGTCGCCGCCGGGCTCAGCCCGGGCAGCAGCGGCAACCTCAGCGCTCGCGCGACCGACGGCACCATACTCATCACGCCCGGTGGTGCCGTTCTCGGCGCACTGGACCCGGACCGGCTCGCGGTGCTCGACGCCGACGGCGAATGGGTCGGCGGCGACAAGCCCTCCAAGGAGGCGTCGCTGCACCTCGCGCTCTATCGCAAGAACCCGGAGCATCGCGCCATCGTGCACGTCCACTCGCCGCAGGCCGTCGCCGCCTCCTGCCTCGAGCCGTGGGCTCCGCACAGCGCGCTCCCGCCGCTCACTCCCTATTTCGTCATGCGCGCCGGCCAGACCCCGCTCGTCCCCTACCGCGCGCCGGGTTCGCCGGAACTCGCCGATCTCCTGACCGCCCTCACGTTCCCGTTCCACGCTGCGCTGCTGCAGAACCACGGGCAGCTCACGAGCGGACGCGACCTCGCCACCGCCATCGACGCGGCGATCGAGGTCGAGGAGGCGTCACGTATCACCCTCATGACCGCCGGTCAGCGACGTCGCCTGCTCGACGAGGCGGAGATCGCGGACCTCACCGCACGCTTCGGATCGTCGTGGACGCCCGACAGCCGATAA
- a CDS encoding DeoR/GlpR family DNA-binding transcription regulator, with the protein MTTDTGDLAHLIPEQRRELIVKHLRREQVLSFPQLASLLEVSHMTIRRDVAALEEEGRALSVPGGAKIASRLLAEPSHAEKALVDAGEKSAMAAAAAELVTDGSTIYLDAGTTMLAMVPHLAVRRDLTVVTNDFAIVRELIDHPSIELISVGGRVDLANQSTVGRLAAEMIRQLAVDVAFVSTSSWDLKRGLTTPAESKVEVKHAAMSVSSENVLVAGSSKYGSFAKYKVVDLSRFDLIVTDSGLSPNVASGIQSLGVTVRRVD; encoded by the coding sequence ATGACCACCGACACCGGAGATCTCGCCCATCTCATCCCCGAGCAGCGACGCGAGCTCATCGTCAAACACCTGCGACGCGAGCAGGTCCTGAGCTTCCCCCAGCTGGCGAGCCTGCTGGAGGTCAGCCACATGACGATCCGGCGCGACGTCGCGGCGCTCGAGGAGGAGGGCCGCGCGCTATCCGTCCCGGGTGGCGCGAAGATCGCCAGTCGTCTCCTCGCCGAGCCGAGCCACGCGGAGAAGGCGCTGGTCGACGCCGGCGAGAAGAGCGCGATGGCCGCGGCGGCCGCGGAACTCGTGACCGACGGGTCGACGATCTACCTCGACGCCGGCACGACGATGCTCGCGATGGTGCCGCATCTCGCCGTACGCCGGGATCTGACCGTCGTGACCAACGACTTCGCGATCGTGCGCGAGCTCATCGACCACCCGTCCATCGAACTCATCAGCGTCGGGGGTCGCGTCGATCTCGCGAACCAGTCCACCGTCGGGCGACTCGCCGCGGAGATGATCCGTCAGCTCGCCGTGGATGTAGCCTTCGTCTCCACGAGCTCGTGGGACCTGAAGCGCGGGCTGACCACTCCCGCGGAGTCCAAGGTCGAGGTGAAGCACGCGGCCATGTCGGTCTCGTCCGAGAACGTCCTCGTCGCCGGGAGTTCCAAGTACGGTTCCTTCGCCAAGTACAAGGTCGTCGACCTCTCCCGGTTCGACCTCATCGTCACCGACTCGGGTCTCAGCCCGAACGTCGCATCGGGCATCCAATCGCTCGGGGTGACGGTCCGACGCGTCGACTGA
- a CDS encoding amidohydrolase family protein has product MTHVDPRGIRILDAHHHFWDFEGPGYYPWLQGEYNDRFFLGDYTGMLHTFLPAQYREATAGYRVVGTVHVEAERSREQEVDESRFLDRLHREDPRFPAAAVAHASLARPDLGDVLAEHAEIGLIRGIRSKPVTSATAAEAETIAGTPGTMQDPVWLAGLAELERYGFSWDLRVPYWHLAEAADIVRELPGIPVIVNHCGLPLDRSEAGLDVWRRGMRALAALPNTTVKVSELGLPRNRWERESNERVVAETVEVFGVDRSMFASNLPVATLTAPSFGEVVDTVLSGLSGASDDDLDQLFARTAARVYRVPLDD; this is encoded by the coding sequence ATGACGCATGTGGACCCGCGCGGAATCCGCATCCTCGACGCGCACCACCACTTCTGGGACTTCGAGGGCCCCGGCTACTACCCCTGGCTCCAGGGTGAGTACAACGACCGGTTCTTCCTCGGCGACTACACGGGGATGCTCCACACCTTCCTGCCCGCCCAGTACCGGGAGGCGACAGCGGGGTATCGCGTCGTCGGCACGGTGCACGTCGAAGCCGAACGCTCCCGCGAGCAGGAGGTCGACGAGAGCCGGTTCCTCGACCGCCTGCACCGCGAGGACCCGAGGTTCCCGGCCGCAGCCGTGGCCCACGCGTCGCTCGCACGCCCGGACCTCGGCGACGTGCTCGCCGAGCACGCCGAGATCGGGCTCATCCGAGGCATCCGCTCGAAGCCCGTGACCTCGGCCACCGCGGCGGAAGCCGAGACGATCGCCGGAACCCCGGGGACGATGCAGGACCCCGTGTGGCTCGCCGGTCTCGCCGAACTCGAGCGGTACGGCTTCTCCTGGGACCTCCGGGTGCCCTACTGGCACCTCGCAGAGGCCGCGGACATCGTCCGCGAGCTGCCCGGGATCCCCGTGATCGTCAACCACTGCGGGCTGCCGCTCGACCGGTCCGAGGCCGGACTCGACGTCTGGCGCCGGGGCATGCGTGCGCTCGCAGCCCTGCCCAACACCACGGTCAAGGTGTCCGAGCTCGGCTTGCCGCGCAACCGTTGGGAGCGCGAGTCGAACGAACGCGTCGTCGCGGAGACCGTCGAGGTCTTCGGAGTCGACCGGTCGATGTTCGCTTCGAACCTCCCGGTCGCCACGCTGACCGCTCCGAGCTTCGGCGAGGTCGTCGACACCGTCCTCAGTGGTCTGTCGGGCGCCTCTGACGACGATCTCGACCAGCTCTTCGCCCGGACGGCAGCGCGGGTGTACCGCGTCCCGCTCGACGACTGA
- a CDS encoding glycoside hydrolase family 13 protein has translation MTDALLVDTDTDTESADARRTADATWWRQAAVYQIYPRSFADADGDGLGDLPGIRSRVDYLTELGIDAIWLSPFYPSALADGGYDVADYRDVDPRLGTLEDFDELIVALHERGIRVIVDIVPNHTSDLHGWFQEALAAGRGSVARDRYVFREGKGASGEEPPTDWESVFGGPAWERVEDGQWYFHNFATEQPDLNWDHPEVRADFLKTLRFWSDRGVDGFRIDVAHMLTKDLSEPLPSRAELDLMPQDGNHPLLDRDDVHEVYAEWRRVFEEYDPPRTAVAEAWVGSPERRAKYASAEGLGQAFNFDLLEADFDAAEFRTVITDNLAQAAETGSSTTWVLSNHDVTRHATRYGLPPLAGRPVKQGTEWVAAGGPESDIDRDQGLRRARAATLLLLGLPGSTYLYQGEELGLQEVAAITAEQRQDPAFFRGGEYDGLGRDGCRVPLPWSAQGPSFGFGGAVAHLPQPTWFAEYAVDVEAADPNSTLSLYREALRLRRLLQTEERLEWIETGRPDVVRFVRPNGWQVLTNFGTEPFPLEAEHDAVVLGSLQAGAVPGESTVWTMPGVLSE, from the coding sequence ATGACCGACGCACTACTCGTCGACACCGACACCGACACCGAGTCCGCCGACGCCCGGCGGACGGCCGACGCCACCTGGTGGCGTCAGGCCGCCGTGTACCAGATCTACCCGCGGAGCTTCGCCGACGCGGACGGGGACGGTCTCGGCGACCTGCCGGGCATCCGCTCCCGGGTCGACTACCTCACCGAGCTCGGGATCGACGCGATCTGGCTCAGTCCGTTCTATCCCTCGGCGCTGGCCGACGGCGGGTACGACGTCGCGGACTACCGCGACGTCGACCCCCGGCTCGGCACACTGGAGGACTTCGACGAACTGATCGTCGCACTGCACGAGCGCGGTATCCGGGTCATCGTCGACATCGTGCCGAACCACACCTCGGATCTGCACGGGTGGTTCCAGGAGGCGCTCGCCGCCGGTCGCGGGTCGGTGGCTCGCGACCGGTACGTCTTCCGCGAGGGCAAGGGCGCATCAGGCGAGGAACCGCCCACCGACTGGGAGTCGGTCTTCGGCGGCCCCGCCTGGGAGCGGGTCGAGGACGGCCAGTGGTACTTCCACAACTTCGCCACCGAGCAGCCGGACCTCAACTGGGACCACCCCGAGGTCCGCGCCGACTTCCTGAAGACCCTGCGATTCTGGTCGGATCGCGGCGTGGACGGTTTCCGGATCGACGTCGCGCACATGCTCACGAAGGATCTCTCCGAGCCGCTGCCGAGTCGCGCTGAACTGGATCTCATGCCACAGGACGGCAACCATCCGCTGCTCGACCGCGACGACGTGCACGAGGTGTACGCCGAGTGGCGGCGGGTGTTCGAGGAGTACGACCCGCCGCGCACCGCCGTCGCCGAAGCGTGGGTGGGTTCGCCCGAGCGTCGGGCGAAGTACGCATCGGCGGAGGGACTCGGCCAGGCCTTCAACTTCGACCTGCTCGAGGCGGACTTCGACGCCGCCGAGTTCCGCACGGTCATCACCGACAACCTGGCACAGGCGGCGGAGACGGGGTCGTCGACGACGTGGGTGCTGTCCAACCACGATGTGACCCGTCACGCCACGCGGTACGGACTCCCGCCCCTGGCCGGGCGGCCGGTGAAGCAGGGCACCGAGTGGGTCGCGGCGGGTGGTCCCGAGTCCGACATCGATCGCGACCAGGGCCTCAGACGCGCCAGAGCGGCGACGCTCCTGCTCCTCGGGCTTCCTGGGAGCACCTACCTCTACCAGGGCGAGGAGCTCGGTCTGCAGGAGGTCGCCGCGATCACCGCGGAGCAGCGCCAGGACCCCGCGTTCTTCCGCGGCGGCGAGTACGACGGGCTGGGTCGCGACGGCTGCCGCGTACCGCTGCCCTGGTCGGCGCAGGGTCCGTCGTTCGGATTCGGAGGTGCGGTCGCGCACCTGCCGCAACCGACCTGGTTCGCCGAGTACGCGGTCGATGTCGAGGCTGCGGATCCGAACTCGACGCTCTCGCTCTACCGTGAGGCACTCCGGCTGCGACGACTGCTGCAGACCGAGGAGCGCCTCGAGTGGATCGAGACGGGGCGGCCGGACGTCGTCCGATTCGTGCGGCCGAACGGTTGGCAGGTCCTGACGAACTTCGGGACCGAGCCGTTCCCGCTCGAGGCGGAGCACGACGCCGTCGTGCTGGGCTCCCTCCAAGCCGGTGCGGTCCCGGGGGAGTCCACCGTGTGGACCATGCCCGGCGTCCTGTCGGAGTGA
- a CDS encoding carbohydrate ABC transporter permease: MSATTSIVTGGNPKVRRSTKRVEPIYYFFLFPAVILFTLAITLPGVVGIFFSFTDSIGIGDWEFIGFTNYIAAFSDPAILTSFLFTFGFSLVTVIAVNVIAFLLAVGLTAKIRFKMGLRGIFVIPMVISGIIIAYVFQFLFMNSVPAAGSALGIPFLETSILSNPDLAWLGIVIVTAWQSIPGTLLIYIAGLLAVPGDVYEAASLDGANKRQQLLRITLPLVMGYVVINVILGFKNYLNAYDIIVGLTNGGPGTSTRSISMTIIRGFQTGDYAYQMATATLFFIITIIIALVQLSATRGRNAL, from the coding sequence ATGAGCGCCACCACATCGATCGTGACCGGGGGCAACCCGAAGGTCCGACGCAGCACCAAACGGGTCGAACCGATCTACTACTTCTTCCTGTTCCCAGCCGTCATCCTGTTCACGCTCGCGATCACGCTCCCCGGCGTCGTCGGCATCTTCTTCAGCTTCACCGACTCCATCGGGATCGGCGACTGGGAGTTCATCGGCTTCACGAACTACATCGCCGCGTTCAGCGATCCGGCCATCCTCACGAGCTTCCTCTTCACCTTCGGGTTCTCGCTCGTGACGGTCATCGCGGTGAACGTCATCGCGTTCCTGCTCGCGGTCGGCCTGACCGCGAAGATCCGCTTCAAGATGGGACTTCGCGGGATCTTCGTCATCCCGATGGTCATCTCGGGCATCATCATCGCCTACGTGTTCCAGTTCCTCTTCATGAACTCGGTGCCGGCCGCCGGCTCGGCGCTCGGGATCCCGTTCCTCGAGACGAGCATCCTCTCCAACCCCGACCTCGCTTGGCTCGGCATCGTGATCGTGACCGCCTGGCAGTCGATCCCCGGCACGCTGCTCATCTACATCGCGGGTCTCCTCGCGGTCCCCGGTGACGTCTACGAGGCGGCGTCGCTCGACGGCGCGAACAAGCGCCAGCAGCTGCTGCGGATCACCCTGCCGCTGGTGATGGGATACGTCGTGATCAACGTGATCCTCGGCTTCAAGAACTACCTGAACGCCTACGACATCATCGTCGGCCTGACCAACGGTGGCCCGGGCACCTCCACACGGAGCATCTCGATGACGATCATCCGCGGGTTCCAGACGGGTGACTACGCCTACCAGATGGCCACGGCCACCCTGTTCTTCATCATCACGATCATCATCGCCCTCGTGCAACTCTCGGCGACGCGCGGAAGGAACGCACTCTGA
- a CDS encoding MFS transporter yields the protein MGVNDDKLFRKIAFRILPLVMMGFFLSYLDRVNVGFAKLEMSSDLGFSDAVYGLGAGVFFIGYFIFEIPSNLILARVGARVWIARIMITWGIISGLMFLVDSEWMFYLMRFLLGVAEAGFIPGVLFYMAQWFPASRRGRAWGVFYLALAFSGVVGGPLSGIILNSTHLALDLQGWQWLFIIEAVPTVILGFVILKFLREDHRTAPWLDDAEKARLSEMLEAERPPAGHTPLRDVFRSPIIWLLALIYFSYNFALYGISFWLPSLIQGLGVEGTLQIGFISAIPSIAAMVAMVVFGFSSDRHQERKKHIAAAFGLSFIGFAICVIAGPNPVLGIIGLSLANAGALAIPAIFWSFQTAMLTGTALAGGIALINSTGNLAGFAAPYLIGFVRDATGSPNIALVVSAGFMVLGAVLVLTVRSARRGDAQIPKLVTVEGDRP from the coding sequence ATGGGCGTCAACGACGACAAACTGTTCCGCAAGATCGCATTCAGAATCCTCCCACTCGTGATGATGGGGTTCTTCCTGTCCTATCTCGACCGCGTCAACGTCGGCTTCGCGAAACTCGAGATGTCCTCGGATCTCGGTTTCTCCGACGCCGTGTACGGCCTCGGAGCCGGCGTGTTCTTCATCGGCTACTTCATCTTCGAGATCCCTTCGAACCTCATCCTCGCGAGAGTCGGAGCGCGCGTGTGGATCGCGCGCATCATGATCACGTGGGGGATCATCTCCGGTCTGATGTTCCTCGTGGACTCCGAGTGGATGTTCTATCTCATGCGCTTCCTCCTGGGTGTCGCCGAGGCCGGCTTCATCCCCGGGGTGCTCTTCTACATGGCGCAGTGGTTCCCGGCGAGCCGCCGGGGCCGCGCCTGGGGCGTGTTCTACCTCGCCCTCGCGTTCTCCGGGGTGGTCGGCGGACCGCTCTCCGGGATCATCCTGAACAGCACACATCTGGCGCTCGACCTGCAGGGCTGGCAGTGGCTCTTCATCATCGAGGCGGTCCCCACGGTCATCCTGGGCTTCGTCATCCTGAAGTTCCTCCGGGAGGACCACCGGACCGCGCCGTGGCTCGACGACGCCGAGAAGGCCCGCCTGAGCGAGATGCTCGAAGCGGAGCGTCCACCCGCAGGGCACACCCCCCTGCGCGACGTGTTCCGCAGCCCGATCATCTGGCTCCTCGCGCTCATCTACTTCTCCTACAACTTCGCGCTGTACGGCATCAGCTTCTGGCTCCCCAGTCTCATCCAGGGTCTCGGCGTCGAGGGCACGCTCCAGATCGGCTTCATCTCGGCCATCCCGAGCATCGCCGCGATGGTCGCGATGGTCGTCTTCGGCTTCAGCTCAGACCGTCACCAGGAGCGCAAGAAGCACATCGCCGCGGCCTTCGGGTTGAGCTTCATCGGCTTCGCGATCTGCGTGATCGCCGGTCCGAACCCCGTGCTCGGCATCATCGGCCTCAGCCTCGCCAACGCCGGCGCCCTCGCGATCCCGGCGATCTTCTGGAGCTTCCAGACCGCCATGCTCACCGGCACCGCGCTCGCCGGCGGCATCGCGCTCATCAACTCGACCGGGAACCTGGCCGGCTTCGCCGCGCCCTACCTCATCGGCTTCGTCCGAGACGCCACCGGGAGCCCGAACATCGCCCTGGTCGTCTCGGCCGGCTTCATGGTCCTCGGCGCGGTCCTCGTCCTCACCGTCCGCTCGGCCCGCCGCGGCGACGCCCAGATCCCCAAGCTCGTCACCGTCGAAGGAGACCGTCCATGA
- the otnK gene encoding 3-oxo-tetronate kinase — MTHLGGIADDFTGATDLATNLAGHGFDVVVVTERGLDTIEQDPSVRARLSEYEAVVVALKTRTAPVSAAVDASLRALGALRTLGAERIYDKYCSTFDSTDAGNIGPILDALAEALEMDRTVVVPSFPDNGRTVRDGILEVHGIRLEDSSMRTHPLTPMTRSRVSELLRPQTTRTIAEIHTATVDAGAGALLEAIAASDADYLVVDATSDHHLSTIAAATADARLISGGSGLALGLEPQAPRSAAPMAVTAGRRLILAGSASSATQGQVRHAAERMPHRKVDVGALATDPDGELDAIAAWAVQQPEDGPVLVHAVADPADVVSSPEAAAAVERLLSALAVRLVGAEAGFTRLVVAGGETSGAVVSALGLDELVIGPRIAAGVCWASGVTDRAGTGIAVNVALKSGNFGDEDLFSAAWKELHA; from the coding sequence ATGACCCACCTGGGCGGTATAGCCGACGATTTCACGGGAGCGACCGACCTCGCGACCAACCTCGCCGGACACGGCTTCGACGTGGTCGTCGTGACCGAGCGCGGACTCGACACCATTGAACAGGATCCGAGCGTGCGCGCACGCCTGAGCGAGTACGAGGCGGTCGTCGTGGCGTTGAAGACGCGGACCGCCCCCGTGTCGGCGGCCGTCGACGCCTCACTGCGGGCTCTCGGAGCGCTGCGCACGCTCGGCGCGGAACGCATCTACGACAAGTACTGCTCGACGTTCGACTCCACCGACGCCGGCAACATCGGACCGATCCTGGATGCACTCGCCGAAGCCCTGGAGATGGACCGGACCGTCGTCGTCCCGTCCTTCCCCGACAACGGGCGCACCGTCCGCGACGGCATCCTGGAGGTGCACGGCATCCGGCTCGAGGACTCGTCCATGCGCACGCATCCCCTCACCCCGATGACACGGTCACGGGTCTCCGAGCTGCTGCGCCCGCAGACCACCCGGACGATCGCCGAGATCCACACCGCGACCGTCGACGCCGGCGCAGGAGCGCTGCTCGAGGCCATCGCGGCCAGCGACGCCGACTACCTCGTCGTCGACGCGACGTCCGACCACCACCTCTCGACCATCGCGGCAGCGACCGCCGACGCACGACTCATCTCCGGCGGGTCCGGTCTCGCTCTCGGGCTCGAACCGCAGGCGCCGCGGTCCGCCGCGCCGATGGCGGTGACCGCCGGCCGCCGGCTCATCCTCGCCGGGAGCGCCTCGAGCGCGACCCAGGGCCAGGTCAGGCACGCCGCAGAGCGCATGCCGCACCGGAAGGTCGATGTCGGAGCGCTCGCCACCGACCCCGACGGCGAGCTCGACGCGATCGCCGCCTGGGCGGTGCAACAGCCCGAGGACGGCCCGGTGCTCGTCCACGCGGTGGCCGATCCCGCGGACGTGGTCTCCTCCCCCGAGGCCGCCGCGGCGGTCGAACGGCTGCTGTCCGCGCTCGCCGTGCGTCTCGTGGGCGCGGAGGCGGGCTTCACCCGGCTCGTCGTCGCCGGTGGCGAGACCTCCGGCGCCGTGGTGTCGGCACTCGGCCTCGACGAACTCGTCATCGGACCGCGCATCGCTGCCGGGGTCTGTTGGGCGTCGGGCGTCACCGACCGGGCCGGTACCGGCATCGCCGTCAACGTCGCCTTGAAATCGGGGAACTTCGGTGACGAGGACCTCTTCTCCGCCGCCTGGAAGGAACTGCACGCATGA
- a CDS encoding carbohydrate ABC transporter permease, protein MATPTVLSTQSITTANATPKQRTRGERVSWSTTIILLLCAVTVLLPLYVTISMAFKTDTQSVDGNAFSLPAPFSIDGFVQAWTLTKFPVGFAMSLLVTAGTVVATIILASFAAYAIVRNWDRRLFRFSFFYLLAAMFIPFPVVALPQIQLTGRVGLDNPFGVIILATMFQLSFSVLLFTAFLRSIPIELEESARIDGASTWQTFWKLIFPLLAPMSATVGIFAFLYAWNDFMMPSLIISDAGLQTLPVRQNLFQTQFSSNYNVAFASYLMAMAPAIIAYLFAQRWVMSGVTQGAVKG, encoded by the coding sequence ATGGCCACGCCAACCGTGCTCAGCACCCAGTCCATCACCACGGCGAACGCCACCCCGAAGCAGCGGACCAGGGGAGAGCGGGTGAGCTGGTCGACGACGATCATCCTGCTGCTCTGCGCCGTGACCGTCCTGCTGCCGCTCTACGTGACGATCTCGATGGCGTTCAAGACCGACACCCAGTCGGTCGACGGCAACGCCTTCTCGCTCCCGGCACCGTTCAGCATCGACGGCTTCGTCCAGGCGTGGACGCTCACGAAGTTCCCGGTCGGCTTCGCGATGTCGCTCCTCGTCACCGCAGGGACCGTGGTCGCGACGATCATCCTGGCCTCCTTCGCCGCGTACGCCATCGTGCGCAACTGGGATCGCCGACTGTTCCGCTTCTCGTTCTTCTACCTGCTCGCCGCGATGTTCATCCCGTTCCCGGTCGTCGCCCTGCCGCAGATCCAGCTGACCGGTCGTGTCGGACTCGACAACCCGTTCGGGGTGATCATCCTCGCCACGATGTTCCAGCTGAGTTTCAGCGTGCTGCTGTTCACGGCGTTCCTGCGGTCGATCCCGATCGAACTCGAGGAGAGTGCGCGCATCGACGGTGCGAGCACCTGGCAGACGTTCTGGAAGCTGATCTTCCCGCTCCTGGCTCCCATGAGCGCCACGGTCGGCATCTTCGCGTTCCTCTACGCCTGGAACGATTTCATGATGCCGTCGCTCATCATCTCGGACGCGGGGCTCCAGACCCTCCCGGTGCGGCAGAACCTCTTCCAGACCCAGTTCAGCAGCAACTACAACGTCGCCTTCGCCTCGTACCTGATGGCGATGGCCCCCGCGATCATCGCCTACCTGTTCGCGCAGCGTTGGGTGATGTCGGGCGTCACCCAGGGTGCCGTCAAGGGGTGA
- a CDS encoding homoserine dehydrogenase — translation MSHPAASIITKTDGGPIAVAITGASGGFGRTFLAQLKRLETMRASVLVDLDLEAASSLLNELGYPDTSWSICRDAVEVSNAVAGGRLALVDDIELLTAEAYDVLVEATGSTRAGFTFAERAIDQGRHVIMVSKEVESLSGVYLADRAKQAGVAYLPGMGDQPANLLALLGWVKAVGLPVVAVGKSSEYDLVFDPSTGVVRQLDAELHAPELAELLTLGDDRTATLDARAKAVAGFKRAAAADSCEMAVVSQYSGHVPDVETMHYPVARPDELADVYALREHGGLLGRTGAADVFSMLRLPGEASFAGGEFVIVETGDAVTWETLRQKGHVVSRDGRYACIFSPYHLMGVETPLSVLEAVSGHRVPAEPRQYSTLTGRAERDLPAGAALQVAGHHHEIDGVAPVLRATADTAPDVAPFYLLDRTRLVRPVAAGELITLQDIDGFDQRLWDAFAVGRELGA, via the coding sequence ATGTCTCACCCAGCAGCTTCCATCATCACGAAGACCGACGGCGGACCCATCGCGGTCGCCATCACGGGCGCGAGCGGTGGGTTCGGTCGGACCTTCCTCGCGCAGCTCAAGCGACTCGAGACCATGCGCGCCTCCGTTCTCGTGGACCTCGACCTCGAAGCGGCGTCATCGCTGCTGAACGAGCTCGGGTACCCGGACACCTCCTGGTCGATCTGTCGCGATGCGGTCGAGGTGTCCAACGCCGTCGCGGGCGGCCGGCTCGCGCTCGTCGACGACATCGAGCTCCTCACCGCGGAGGCGTATGACGTCCTCGTCGAGGCCACCGGCAGCACCCGGGCCGGGTTCACGTTCGCCGAGCGTGCCATCGATCAGGGCCGGCACGTCATCATGGTGAGCAAGGAGGTCGAGAGCCTGTCCGGGGTGTACCTCGCCGATCGGGCGAAGCAAGCCGGTGTCGCCTACCTCCCTGGAATGGGCGACCAGCCTGCGAACCTGCTCGCGCTGCTCGGATGGGTGAAGGCCGTCGGCCTGCCGGTCGTCGCGGTCGGCAAGTCCAGCGAGTACGACCTCGTCTTCGATCCATCGACCGGTGTCGTCCGTCAGCTCGACGCCGAGCTGCACGCGCCGGAACTCGCCGAGCTGCTCACCCTCGGTGACGACCGCACCGCGACCCTCGACGCCCGCGCGAAGGCGGTCGCCGGGTTCAAGCGGGCGGCCGCGGCCGACTCCTGCGAGATGGCCGTCGTCTCCCAGTACTCGGGACACGTGCCCGACGTCGAGACCATGCACTACCCCGTCGCCCGGCCCGACGAACTGGCCGACGTCTACGCCCTCCGCGAGCACGGGGGACTCCTCGGCCGGACCGGGGCCGCGGACGTCTTCAGCATGCTCCGGCTCCCGGGCGAGGCCAGTTTCGCCGGGGGTGAGTTCGTCATCGTCGAGACGGGCGACGCCGTCACCTGGGAGACGCTGCGGCAGAAGGGGCACGTCGTGAGCCGCGACGGACGATACGCCTGCATCTTCTCGCCATACCACCTGATGGGCGTCGAGACCCCGCTGTCCGTCCTCGAAGCGGTGTCCGGACACCGCGTGCCCGCCGAGCCTCGGCAGTACTCGACCCTCACCGGCCGTGCCGAGCGCGACCTCCCCGCCGGCGCGGCGCTCCAGGTCGCCGGGCACCACCACGAGATCGACGGCGTCGCACCCGTGCTGCGGGCGACCGCCGACACCGCTCCCGACGTCGCGCCGTTCTACCTCCTCGACCGCACCAGGCTCGTCCGCCCCGTGGCGGCCGGCGAACTCATCACCCTGCAGGACATCGACGGGTTCGACCAGCGTCTCTGGGACGCCTTCGCCGTCGGCCGGGAGCTCGGCGCATGA